In Rutidosis leptorrhynchoides isolate AG116_Rl617_1_P2 chromosome 2, CSIRO_AGI_Rlap_v1, whole genome shotgun sequence, one genomic interval encodes:
- the LOC139889957 gene encoding uncharacterized protein, whose protein sequence is MADQETCESPTAKRIKQTISVPFIWEEKPGIPKPDYWKRINPIMQLPIKLIASVPFMWEQKPGTPLPIHQTNKINNPFYESETDCCQDLNQEHYQHQQYNKNNPFCDSSDDDEFEDNINGEISEYGINAPSSPAWETESSYAPTELSETSTLAGSSFLECMFPLMTSQNKPSFLKTNTCREIVTYDGAEERKVLTLGEMIMMSRRRSYLKRAVQSRDQYNYSTGL, encoded by the exons ATGGCAGATCAAGAAACATGCGAAAGCCCAACCGCTAAACGAATCAAACAAACAATTTCGGTCCCATTTATATGGGAAGAAAAACCAGGAATACCAAAACCTGATTACTGGAAACGCATTAATCCAATTATGCAACTTCCAATCAAATTAATCGCTTCGGTCCCATTCATGTGGGAACAAAAACCAGGCACACCATTACCTATTcatcaaacaaacaaaataaataatccGTTTTATGAGTCAGAAACCGATTGTTGTCAAGATCTTAATCAAGAACATTATCAACATCAACAATACAACAAAAACAATCCATTTTGTGATTCTTCTGAtgatgatgaatttgaagataatATCAATGGTGAAATTAGTGAGTATGGTATTAATGCGCCTTCATCACCGGCATGGGAAACTGAGAGTAGTTATGCTCCTACTGAATTGAGTGAGACGAGCACGTTAGCTGGATCGTCGTTTTTGGAATGCATGTTTCCGCTCATGACATCGCAAAATAAACCGAGTTTTTTAAAAACAAACACTTGTAGAGAAATTGTGACGTATGATGGTGCTGAGGAGAGGAAGGTGTTAACACTTGGTGAAATGATTATGATGAGTCGAAGAAGAAGTTATCTCAAGAGAGCTGTTCAATCACGCGATCAATACAATTACTCAACG gggTTATAG